A genomic segment from Psychrobacter arcticus 273-4 encodes:
- the carA gene encoding glutamine-hydrolyzing carbamoyl-phosphate synthase small subunit: protein MNSSTEIQAILALADGTIFRGISIGSLGHRVGEVVFNTAMTGYQEILTDPSYARQLVTLTYPHIGNTGTNAEDVESGNGHKVWADGLIIRDATMVTSNFRHSESLSDYLQNHNTVAIADIDTRQLTRLLRDKGAQNGCIMTASNGETISSDDEQQAIKLAQEFAGIEGMDLAKECCTPTTFEWTAGSWDLSDTLLNRDIAGSHDSGTGGFFKHLGTHIEAKYNVVAYDFGSKTNILRMLVDRGCHVTVVPAQTPIADVLAMNPDGIFLSNGPGDPAACDYAIDAVRHIIEETNIPTFGICLGHQLIGLASGANTIKMKTGHHGANHPVQDLATGTVMITSQNHGFAVDEDTLPENVKSTHRSLFDGTNQGIELTNKPVFSFQGHPEASPGPHDAAPLFDKFADMLAAAKA from the coding sequence TTGAATTCATCGACAGAAATACAAGCAATTTTGGCACTAGCGGACGGTACGATTTTTCGTGGTATTAGTATCGGCAGCCTTGGTCATCGTGTCGGTGAGGTGGTTTTCAATACAGCCATGACAGGGTATCAAGAAATCCTAACCGACCCAAGCTACGCGCGTCAGCTCGTGACCCTCACCTACCCGCATATCGGTAATACCGGTACCAACGCTGAAGATGTCGAGTCTGGCAATGGCCATAAAGTGTGGGCTGACGGTCTTATCATTCGTGATGCGACCATGGTGACCTCAAACTTCCGTCATTCAGAATCACTGAGCGATTATCTACAAAATCATAACACCGTCGCCATCGCTGATATTGATACGCGCCAATTGACTCGCCTGTTACGTGATAAAGGCGCACAAAATGGATGTATCATGACCGCCTCTAATGGCGAGACTATCAGTAGTGATGACGAGCAACAAGCCATTAAACTGGCGCAAGAGTTTGCTGGTATTGAAGGTATGGACTTGGCAAAAGAATGCTGTACGCCAACCACGTTTGAATGGACAGCCGGTAGCTGGGATTTATCCGATACTCTACTTAATCGCGATATAGCTGGTAGCCATGATAGTGGTACGGGCGGCTTCTTTAAGCATTTGGGCACGCATATTGAAGCAAAATACAATGTCGTTGCTTATGACTTCGGTAGCAAAACCAATATCCTACGTATGCTAGTAGACCGCGGCTGTCATGTAACCGTCGTGCCAGCGCAAACGCCTATCGCAGATGTGCTAGCGATGAATCCAGACGGTATATTCTTATCAAATGGTCCTGGCGACCCTGCTGCTTGTGATTACGCTATCGATGCGGTACGTCATATCATTGAAGAGACAAATATTCCGACCTTTGGTATTTGCTTAGGTCATCAGCTGATTGGTCTTGCCAGCGGTGCAAACACCATAAAAATGAAAACTGGTCATCATGGCGCTAACCATCCCGTCCAAGATTTGGCAACCGGCACCGTCATGATTACCAGTCAGAACCATGGTTTTGCAGTCGATGAAGACACGCTACCAGAGAATGTTAAGTCTACTCATCGCTCATTATTTGATGGTACTAACCAAGGTATCGAGCTGACCAATAAGCCAGTATTTAGCTTCCAAGGTCACCCAGAAGCCAGCCCTGGCCCGCATGATGCCGCGCCATTATTTGATAAGTTTGCAGACATGCTAGCAGCAGCTAAAGCTTAA
- a CDS encoding glycosyltransferase gives MKVMRLLSSLKHDESERGIFHLGRALVKNEHTSIIISSANEDNDLVRRLKRDGNHYHQLYMNKKSWLSLLQVAPLRRLIEKYDPDIIHVHSRTPAWILHLALRRARVKRRPKLVSTMYGFYPINKYSQALLDVHTIITVSDSVTDYLKKGLRREKLDPRVIKRIYRGVDTRRYPYRHNPSVYWLRHTFAEYPELENKKWLVFPTIIGKEYGQEWLIDILGNLQEQFPNIHAIIMDEDYRAGDVSHEDFRQRSNTLGLADRITYVGSKRNDMREWLSAANVVMALANQPESIGINTLQAIHLGTPVIGWDQAAFSEILRPLYPQGLVRKYNANALCKAVRNQLESVTRPEMTTKFTMREMIDETLGVYKNLHEQALAEEKAAADALAVRRHKKVFGITTEPIIHKKQSIK, from the coding sequence ATGAAAGTTATGCGTTTACTGTCGTCTTTGAAGCATGATGAATCCGAGCGCGGTATTTTTCATCTTGGGCGCGCTTTGGTCAAAAATGAGCATACTTCAATCATTATCTCTAGTGCTAATGAAGACAATGACTTGGTCAGACGCTTAAAGCGTGATGGCAACCATTATCACCAGTTATATATGAACAAAAAATCTTGGCTGTCCTTATTACAGGTCGCTCCGCTGCGACGTCTGATTGAAAAATATGACCCTGATATCATTCATGTACATTCGCGTACACCGGCATGGATACTGCATTTAGCGCTGCGCCGTGCACGGGTAAAACGTCGACCAAAACTGGTCTCGACTATGTATGGTTTTTATCCTATCAATAAATACTCACAAGCCTTGCTTGATGTTCATACCATTATCACCGTGTCTGATAGTGTGACCGATTATCTAAAAAAAGGGCTGCGCCGTGAAAAGCTAGACCCCAGAGTCATTAAGCGTATTTATCGCGGCGTTGATACGCGTCGTTATCCTTATCGGCACAATCCATCAGTATATTGGCTACGCCATACCTTTGCCGAATACCCTGAGCTTGAGAATAAAAAATGGCTGGTATTTCCGACCATCATTGGTAAGGAATATGGTCAAGAATGGCTGATTGATATCTTGGGTAATCTGCAAGAGCAGTTCCCTAATATCCACGCCATTATTATGGATGAAGATTACCGCGCAGGCGATGTCTCGCATGAAGATTTTCGCCAGCGTAGCAATACTTTGGGACTTGCCGATCGCATTACTTATGTCGGCAGTAAACGTAATGATATGCGCGAGTGGTTGTCAGCGGCCAATGTTGTCATGGCACTTGCCAATCAGCCTGAATCTATCGGTATCAATACTTTACAAGCCATTCATTTGGGTACGCCTGTGATCGGTTGGGATCAAGCAGCATTTAGTGAAATCCTGCGCCCACTTTATCCGCAAGGCTTAGTCAGAAAATACAATGCCAATGCATTGTGTAAAGCAGTGCGCAACCAGTTAGAAAGTGTGACTCGCCCTGAGATGACCACCAAATTTACCATGCGTGAGATGATCGATGAGACGTTAGGGGTCTATAAAAATCTGCATGAGCAAGCATTGGCAGAAGAGAAAGCCGCCGCAGATGCTTTAGCGGTAAGAAGACACAAAAAAGTCTTCGGCATTACTACTGAGCCCATCATCCATAAAAAACAGTCAATAAAATAA
- the prfB gene encoding peptide chain release factor 2 (programmed frameshift) yields MEINPYQERIKDLSERGQDLRRYLDFDGKQERLEEVNLELENPELWNDPERATKINKEKSQLDGVIDVVVSLETTLEDASAMLELAVEEEDESLLADVQAELDNAEKRVADLEFRRMFSGEMDPNNCYLDIQSGSGGTEAQDWAEMLLRMYTRWAEAHGFKVDVIEVSAGGVAGIKSATIEIKGDYAFGWLRTEIGVHRLVRKSPFDSNNGRHTSFAAVFVSPEIDDNIEIDVNPADLRIDTYRSSGAGGQHVNTTDSAVRITHEPSGVVVTCQNERSQHGNKATAMKMLRAKLYELEMQKRMESQQAVEDGKSDVGWGSQIRSYVLDDSRIKDLRTGVETFNTGAVLDGDLDQFIEASLKAGL; encoded by the exons ATGGAAATCAATCCGTATCAAGAACGAATTAAAGACTTATCTGAGCGTGGGCAGGACTTGCGGAGGTATCTT GACTTCGATGGTAAGCAAGAACGCTTAGAAGAAGTCAATTTAGAGCTGGAAAATCCTGAGCTATGGAATGATCCAGAACGCGCGACCAAGATTAATAAAGAAAAAAGTCAGCTTGATGGGGTGATTGATGTGGTGGTGTCGCTTGAAACCACATTGGAAGATGCGTCTGCGATGCTAGAGCTTGCAGTAGAAGAAGAAGACGAGTCATTGCTTGCTGATGTGCAAGCCGAATTAGACAACGCTGAAAAACGCGTGGCAGATTTAGAGTTCCGCCGCATGTTTAGCGGTGAGATGGATCCGAATAATTGCTATTTGGATATCCAGTCAGGTAGTGGCGGTACAGAGGCACAAGATTGGGCAGAGATGTTGCTGCGTATGTATACGCGTTGGGCAGAAGCACATGGTTTTAAAGTAGACGTTATCGAAGTGTCTGCTGGCGGAGTCGCTGGTATCAAGTCAGCAACCATTGAGATTAAAGGCGATTATGCTTTTGGTTGGTTACGTACCGAAATCGGCGTGCATCGCTTAGTACGTAAATCACCATTTGACAGTAATAACGGTCGTCATACTTCATTTGCGGCTGTTTTTGTGTCGCCTGAAATTGATGATAATATCGAGATTGATGTCAATCCGGCAGATTTGCGTATTGATACTTATCGCTCATCGGGGGCTGGTGGTCAGCACGTAAACACCACCGATTCTGCTGTGCGTATCACTCATGAACCGAGTGGCGTGGTGGTGACTTGTCAAAACGAGCGCAGCCAGCATGGCAATAAAGCCACGGCAATGAAAATGCTGCGTGCTAAGCTATATGAGCTTGAAATGCAAAAACGGATGGAATCCCAGCAAGCCGTTGAAGATGGTAAGTCGGATGTTGGCTGGGGCAGTCAAATTCGCTCGTATGTCCTTGATGACTCACGTATCAAGGACTTACGTACTGGCGTTGAAACCTTTAACACTGGTGCGGTGCTCGATGGCGACCTTGATCAATTTATCGAAGCGAGTCTAAAAGCGGGTCTGTAA
- the greA gene encoding transcription elongation factor GreA, producing the protein MQRYPMTPQGHAALEAELKQLKSIDRPRITASIAEAREHGDLKENAEYHAAREQQGFCEARIRDIEAKLGGAQIIDPATLPKDGRVIFGVSVVIENMDTEEEKQYKIVGDDEADFKAGKISVNSPIARGLIGKSEGDEARIETPKGVVEYEIMKVIYD; encoded by the coding sequence ATGCAACGTTACCCCATGACTCCGCAAGGACATGCCGCTCTAGAAGCCGAATTAAAACAGTTAAAAAGTATCGACCGTCCACGTATTACCGCCTCTATCGCTGAAGCGCGCGAACACGGCGATTTAAAAGAAAATGCTGAATATCATGCTGCTCGTGAACAGCAAGGTTTCTGTGAAGCACGTATCCGTGATATCGAAGCCAAACTTGGCGGTGCCCAAATCATCGATCCTGCGACGTTACCAAAAGATGGTCGCGTGATATTCGGCGTGAGCGTGGTTATCGAAAACATGGACACTGAAGAAGAAAAACAATACAAAATCGTTGGTGACGACGAAGCGGATTTTAAAGCAGGTAAAATCTCTGTCAATTCACCGATTGCGCGGGGTTTAATTGGTAAGTCTGAAGGCGATGAAGCCCGTATTGAAACCCCTAAAGGTGTGGTCGAATACGAAATCATGAAAGTCATTTACGATTAG
- a CDS encoding gamma carbonic anhydrase family protein: MIYQYLDRVPTFAVPFNGWIADSACVIGDVYLGHQASVWFGAVIRGDNERIHIGDYSNVQENSVIHTDAGIEVKIGNHVTIGHLAMLHGCEVGDNSLIGIGAVILNNAKIGKNCIIGAKALVTEGKEIPDNSLVVGAPAKVIKTLTDEQAVMMKLSALHYAERCQKFKTGLREIEQPK, from the coding sequence ATGATTTATCAATATTTAGACAGAGTGCCTACGTTCGCTGTACCGTTTAACGGTTGGATTGCAGACTCCGCGTGCGTCATTGGTGATGTGTATTTGGGTCATCAGGCAAGCGTCTGGTTTGGTGCGGTGATTCGCGGTGACAATGAGCGTATCCATATCGGTGACTATAGTAACGTGCAAGAAAACAGCGTAATTCATACCGATGCTGGTATCGAGGTGAAAATTGGTAATCATGTCACTATTGGTCATTTAGCGATGCTGCATGGCTGTGAAGTCGGTGATAATAGCTTAATTGGGATTGGCGCTGTCATCCTAAATAATGCCAAAATCGGCAAAAACTGTATTATTGGTGCCAAAGCCTTGGTCACCGAAGGCAAAGAGATTCCAGATAACTCTCTCGTTGTAGGCGCTCCTGCAAAAGTGATCAAAACATTGACGGATGAGCAGGCAGTCATGATGAAACTGTCGGCGCTACATTATGCTGAGCGTTGTCAGAAGTTTAAAACCGGTCTAAGAGAGATTGAACAACCAAAATAA
- a CDS encoding phosphatase PAP2 family protein, with amino-acid sequence MISKTSSAIILLPSSFLLSSTLLVAMPAHASSSDNIEKAGDILSFAIPAVAYGSTYYMDDKEGREQFYYSFATNVAATYALKSVIDKERPDGSDDNAYPSGHTSSAFQGASFIHKRYGLKYSVPAYIGAGFVAYSRIEADKHDAVDVLAGAALGMASSIYLTKSYQDDQLHIATNLSPDYYGLSVHYNF; translated from the coding sequence ATGATCAGCAAAACCTCTTCCGCTATCATTTTATTACCAAGTAGTTTTTTATTGTCGAGCACCTTGCTTGTCGCTATGCCAGCCCATGCCAGTAGTAGCGATAATATCGAAAAGGCAGGCGATATCTTATCTTTCGCCATTCCAGCAGTTGCTTACGGTAGCACTTATTATATGGATGATAAAGAGGGACGAGAGCAATTTTATTATTCATTTGCAACCAATGTTGCTGCCACTTATGCCCTAAAATCTGTGATTGATAAAGAGCGACCAGATGGTAGCGATGATAATGCTTATCCATCAGGTCATACCTCAAGCGCGTTTCAAGGTGCCAGCTTTATTCATAAACGCTATGGACTAAAATATAGTGTTCCTGCCTATATTGGCGCAGGTTTTGTGGCTTATAGCCGTATAGAAGCCGATAAGCATGATGCTGTCGATGTATTAGCGGGCGCTGCCCTAGGTATGGCGAGCAGTATCTATCTGACAAAAAGCTATCAAGATGACCAGCTGCATATCGCTACCAACTTATCGCCAGATTACTATGGTTTATCGGTGCATTATAATTTTTGA
- a CDS encoding HAD family hydrolase, whose product MSMPSIDIEPTPRTLRTLALFDLDHTLLDVDSDYLWGEYIVKHNLVDEAQYRTANQKFYNDYIEGRLDATEYNEFVAQFLSSLPMGRLHELREDYIKSEIEPHIRPKAMEVLCQHVEEGHDVVIISATNDFVVSAIAKRFGIEDGNVLSTPLEIKDKRYTGKLTDKPNFKEGKIYHLDKWIGKQQLAGIHFNKTYAYSDSKNDIPLLEWADVAICVSPDAALHAHALSHRWAVEDWSI is encoded by the coding sequence ATGAGCATGCCAAGCATTGACATTGAACCAACGCCACGCACCTTACGCACCTTAGCGCTCTTTGATTTAGACCATACCTTGCTCGATGTCGATAGCGACTATTTATGGGGCGAATATATCGTCAAGCATAATCTTGTTGATGAAGCGCAGTATCGTACTGCCAATCAGAAATTCTATAATGACTATATCGAAGGCAGGCTTGATGCGACGGAATATAACGAGTTTGTGGCGCAATTCTTAAGTAGCCTACCGATGGGCAGACTGCATGAGCTGCGAGAAGACTATATTAAAAGTGAAATCGAGCCGCACATCCGCCCAAAAGCGATGGAAGTATTGTGTCAGCATGTTGAAGAAGGTCACGATGTGGTGATTATTTCAGCGACCAATGATTTTGTGGTATCTGCGATTGCCAAACGCTTTGGGATTGAAGATGGCAATGTACTCTCAACGCCGCTTGAGATAAAAGATAAGCGCTATACCGGTAAATTGACCGACAAGCCAAACTTTAAAGAAGGTAAGATTTATCATTTGGATAAATGGATTGGCAAGCAACAACTGGCTGGCATTCATTTTAACAAGACCTATGCCTATTCTGACTCTAAAAATGACATTCCGCTGCTTGAGTGGGCGGATGTGGCTATTTGTGTGTCACCGGATGCTGCGCTACATGCCCATGCATTGTCACATCGCTGGGCAGTTGAGGATTGGTCAATTTAA
- a CDS encoding pyrimidine/purine nucleoside phosphorylase: MPSVNNYFDNKVTSIAFQTATKPATVGVMEIGDYEFGTSEFETMTVVSGALTVKLPESDEWQTFNAGAQFTVDANQKFQVKVEVETAYLCTYGE, encoded by the coding sequence ATGCCAAGCGTTAATAATTATTTTGATAATAAAGTAACTTCTATTGCCTTTCAAACGGCAACCAAGCCTGCTACTGTTGGGGTAATGGAGATTGGTGACTATGAATTTGGCACCAGCGAATTTGAGACTATGACAGTCGTTAGCGGTGCTTTGACGGTCAAGTTGCCAGAGAGTGATGAATGGCAGACCTTTAATGCTGGCGCGCAATTTACTGTTGACGCCAATCAGAAATTTCAAGTAAAAGTAGAAGTCGAAACGGCTTATCTATGCACTTACGGTGAATAG
- the carB gene encoding carbamoyl-phosphate synthase large subunit has protein sequence MPKRTDIKSILIIGAGPIVIGQACEFDYSGAQACKALKEEGYRVILVNSNPATIMTDPAMADATYIEPITWQTVEQIIAKERPDAILPTMGGQTALNCALELDKHGVLTKYNCELIGATKDSIEMAEDRNLFDKAMKRIGLECPRAETAETMEEAFATQEKMGYPCIIRPSFTMGGSGGGIAYNRDEFIEICERGFDLSPNHQLLIDESLIGWKEYEMEVVRDKNDNCIIICAIENFDPMGVHTGDSITVAPAQTLTDKEYQIMRNASLAVLREIGVETGGSNVQFGINPDTGRMVVIEMNPRVSRSSALASKATGFPIAKIAAKLAIGYTLDELQNDITGGKTPASFEPALDYVVTKIPRFNFEKFPQADNVLSTQMKSVGEVMAIGRNFQESMQKALRGMETGNDGFDEQIDLSKVSIEKARSEITNRLTIPTPERIYYIADAFRIGMSVDDVFKLTKIDPWFLVQIEDIVKTEAQVKALGFGGLTEKNLRSFKRKGLSDLRLAKLLGVSQKQLRTKRWDLNIYPVYKRVDTCAAEFATSTAYMYSTYDSECEANPTNNKKIMVIGGGPNRIGQGIEFDYCCVHAALAMREDGYETIMVNCNPETVSTDYDTSDRLYFEPITLEDVLEIVRIENPDGVIVQFGGQTPLKLARALEAAGVKIIGTSPDAIDRAEDRERFQHMIQQLNLVQPTNALATSLEDGLVKAKDVGYPLVVRPSYVLGGRAMEIVYNEDELRHYLRTAVQASNEAPVLLDRFLDDAIEVDVDCVSDGTDVVIGGIMQHIEQAGVHSGDSACSLPPYSLSKELCDVMRAQTVAMAKELGVVGLMNVQFAVKGETVYILEVNPRAARTVPFVSKCIGTSLAQIAARCMAGTSLKDQGFTKEIVPAFFAVKEAVFPFAKFPGVDPILSPEMKSTGEVMGVGKTFGEAFYKAVIGSNERLPGLPTEGETKTVFISVRDSDKEQVAPIARQLIDFGFNIVATTGTQKVLSDNGIECKQINKVTEGRPHIVDALKNGNIDMIINTTEGKQAQEDSFSIRRSALQGKVFYVTTLGAADAVCKSYAIDLPFEVYKLQDLHEQAKSIV, from the coding sequence ATGCCAAAACGTACCGACATAAAAAGCATTCTTATCATTGGCGCAGGTCCTATCGTCATCGGGCAAGCGTGCGAGTTTGATTATTCAGGCGCACAGGCGTGTAAAGCGTTAAAAGAAGAAGGCTACCGCGTCATCTTGGTCAATTCAAATCCTGCCACTATCATGACTGACCCTGCTATGGCTGATGCGACTTATATCGAGCCTATTACATGGCAGACGGTTGAGCAAATCATTGCTAAAGAGCGTCCTGATGCTATCTTGCCAACGATGGGCGGACAAACCGCTCTAAACTGTGCGTTAGAATTAGATAAGCATGGCGTATTGACCAAATATAATTGCGAATTGATTGGGGCGACTAAAGATTCAATCGAGATGGCAGAAGACCGCAACTTGTTCGATAAAGCGATGAAGCGTATCGGCCTTGAATGTCCACGCGCTGAAACTGCTGAGACGATGGAAGAAGCCTTTGCAACCCAAGAAAAAATGGGCTATCCCTGTATCATTCGCCCCTCGTTTACTATGGGCGGTTCAGGCGGCGGTATCGCATACAACCGCGACGAATTTATCGAGATTTGTGAGCGTGGTTTTGACTTATCACCAAACCATCAGCTACTTATCGATGAGTCATTGATTGGTTGGAAAGAATATGAGATGGAAGTGGTTCGCGACAAAAACGACAACTGCATCATCATCTGCGCCATCGAAAACTTTGATCCGATGGGTGTACATACGGGCGACTCAATCACGGTTGCGCCAGCACAAACGCTGACCGACAAAGAATATCAAATCATGCGCAATGCTTCATTAGCAGTACTGCGTGAGATTGGCGTGGAAACAGGCGGCTCAAACGTGCAGTTCGGTATCAACCCAGATACCGGTCGTATGGTCGTCATCGAGATGAATCCACGCGTATCACGCTCATCAGCATTAGCATCAAAAGCCACGGGCTTCCCGATTGCAAAAATCGCGGCAAAATTAGCGATTGGTTATACGCTAGATGAATTGCAAAATGACATCACTGGTGGCAAAACGCCAGCAAGCTTCGAACCTGCACTTGATTATGTGGTTACAAAGATACCTCGTTTTAACTTTGAAAAATTCCCACAAGCGGATAACGTGTTATCAACCCAGATGAAATCAGTTGGTGAAGTGATGGCTATCGGCCGTAACTTCCAAGAATCCATGCAAAAAGCACTGCGTGGTATGGAAACCGGCAATGATGGTTTTGATGAGCAAATCGATTTATCAAAAGTCAGCATTGAAAAGGCACGCAGCGAGATTACCAATCGTCTGACCATTCCAACACCTGAACGCATTTATTATATTGCTGATGCTTTCCGTATTGGCATGAGCGTCGATGACGTTTTCAAACTAACCAAAATCGACCCATGGTTCTTGGTACAAATCGAAGATATCGTCAAAACCGAAGCACAAGTTAAAGCGTTAGGTTTTGGTGGTTTAACCGAAAAGAACTTACGCAGCTTTAAGCGTAAAGGCTTATCAGACTTACGTTTGGCGAAGTTGCTTGGCGTCTCACAAAAGCAGCTACGTACCAAGCGTTGGGACCTAAATATCTATCCAGTTTATAAGCGCGTCGATACCTGCGCGGCAGAATTTGCTACCAGTACTGCTTATATGTACTCAACGTATGATAGCGAATGTGAAGCAAATCCAACGAATAACAAAAAAATTATGGTTATCGGTGGCGGTCCTAACCGTATCGGTCAAGGTATCGAGTTTGACTATTGCTGTGTACACGCAGCCCTTGCGATGCGCGAAGACGGTTATGAGACCATCATGGTCAACTGTAACCCTGAAACCGTTTCAACCGATTATGACACCTCTGATCGTCTCTACTTTGAGCCAATCACCTTAGAAGACGTGCTAGAGATCGTTCGTATCGAAAATCCTGATGGCGTGATTGTACAGTTCGGTGGTCAAACGCCATTGAAGCTAGCCCGTGCGCTTGAAGCCGCTGGCGTCAAAATCATTGGCACTAGCCCTGATGCGATTGACCGTGCTGAAGATCGCGAACGCTTTCAACATATGATTCAGCAATTGAACCTTGTTCAACCAACCAATGCCTTAGCCACTAGCTTAGAAGATGGTTTGGTCAAAGCAAAAGACGTTGGCTATCCATTAGTAGTACGTCCATCATATGTACTCGGTGGTCGTGCGATGGAGATTGTCTATAACGAAGATGAACTAAGACATTATCTGCGTACTGCGGTACAAGCGTCAAACGAAGCGCCGGTACTATTAGACCGTTTCTTAGACGACGCTATCGAAGTCGATGTCGATTGTGTTAGCGACGGTACTGACGTGGTGATTGGCGGTATCATGCAGCATATCGAACAAGCTGGCGTACACTCTGGTGACTCAGCCTGTTCATTACCACCTTACTCGCTCTCAAAAGAGTTATGTGATGTGATGCGCGCACAAACCGTCGCCATGGCTAAAGAGCTTGGTGTTGTGGGTTTGATGAACGTACAGTTTGCGGTAAAAGGTGAAACGGTTTACATCCTTGAGGTCAATCCTCGTGCAGCGCGTACGGTGCCGTTTGTCTCTAAATGTATCGGTACTTCTCTAGCGCAAATCGCAGCGCGTTGTATGGCTGGCACCTCGCTAAAAGACCAAGGCTTTACGAAAGAAATCGTTCCTGCATTTTTTGCAGTCAAAGAAGCGGTCTTCCCGTTTGCTAAGTTCCCTGGTGTTGATCCAATCTTGAGCCCTGAGATGAAATCAACTGGTGAAGTGATGGGCGTTGGCAAAACCTTTGGCGAAGCTTTCTATAAAGCCGTCATCGGTAGTAATGAGCGTCTGCCCGGTCTACCAACTGAAGGTGAAACCAAAACGGTCTTTATCTCTGTACGTGATAGTGATAAAGAACAAGTTGCCCCTATCGCTCGTCAGCTGATTGACTTTGGCTTTAATATTGTGGCGACTACTGGTACGCAAAAGGTACTTAGCGACAATGGTATTGAATGTAAACAAATCAACAAAGTCACCGAAGGTCGCCCGCATATCGTTGATGCCTTGAAAAATGGCAACATTGATATGATTATCAACACGACCGAAGGCAAGCAGGCACAAGAGGATTCATTCTCTATCCGTCGTAGTGCACTACAAGGCAAAGTGTTCTACGTCACCACTTTAGGTGCGGCAGATGCGGTCTGTAAATCTTATGCCATTGACCTACCTTTTGAGGTGTATAAATTGCAAGATTTGCATGAGCAAGCAAAGTCTATTGTTTAG